In Drosophila santomea strain STO CAGO 1482 chromosome 3L, Prin_Dsan_1.1, whole genome shotgun sequence, a single window of DNA contains:
- the LOC120447464 gene encoding ubiquitin-conjugating enzyme E2 G1, with translation MSELQSSLLLKKQLAELNKNPVEGFSAGLIDENDIFRWEVLIIGPPDTLYEGGFFKAHLYFPKEYPLRPPRMKFVTEIWHPNIEKNGDVCISILHEPGDDKWGYEKASERWLPVHTVETILISVISMLADPNDESPANVDAAKEWRESYTDFKRKVARCVRKSQEECS, from the exons ATGTCTGAACTTCAGTCATCTTTACTGTTAAAAAAACAATTGGCAG AACTAAACAAGAATCCAGTGGAAGGATTCTCGGCTGGTTTAATTGATGAGAATGATATATTTCGCTGGGAAGTTTTAATAATTGGACCGCCAGATACACTGTA CGAAGGAGGATTCTTTAAAGCTCATCTTTACTTTCCTAAGGAATATCCGTTGCGTCCTCCTCGAATGAAGtttgttacagaaatttggCACCCTAATATTGAGAAGAACGGAGATGTCTGTATTTCTATTTTACATGAGCCTGGAGACGATAAATGGGGATACGAAAAAGCATCGGAGCGCTGGTTACCCGTGCATACAGTGGAGACCATCTTGATATCTGTAATATCAATGCTGGCCGATCCAAACGATGAGTCTCCAGCAAACGTTGATGCTGCCAAGGAATGGCGAGAATCCTATACCGACTTTAAGCGCAAAGTTGCTCGTTGCGTCAGAAAAAGTCAGGAGGAGTGCTCGTGA